The segment GTCTGCCCTAGCTGCTTTCCTTTTTTAAGTTAGGTActttgaataaaataaatatttatgtcATTGGAAGGGGTTTCATTTCATACTTAACAATTCTAGAAATACCAGCTATGTACATTGAATAAACTAAAATgtgtgaaagaaaagaaaatccaaTCCGGCACCACTCTGCCACGCCATTTAAAATTACTGCTTGAATGTCCTATGTATCTTTTGTGGTTTTCTAGTACGCCTATATTatatattgaaattataattatatattttaggaTATGAAATTAAGAATTATTAGTAAATAAGTGCTGTAGAGTAATTCTATAGCAGTGTGGAATGATTGGTATAAAACTGAGCTATTTGTTTTCAACATTACTACAAAGGGTGGGACAAAAACAGATCATAAGACTATCTCTGCTGTCTCCCCGCACTTCAATCCATAGCTATTCTTAAATTTGGAAATTATTTatgttaaaaattatatatattaaatagaaAAGGATtaatttataacattttaatGATACAATTATTATAGCTCATGCTCTATTAATGTAAATCAATGCATCTTAAATTtgatataaatttaaaacttttaattatttattttatataaaaaattcaaccgttaatatatattaatatatagagTATTTTAAATTTACATGCATTACAAGTAtacttatattaataaatttaacaattaattcattaaaatattaaaatataaataattaccaACGTATttaaaattactttaatttttaccCTATACAAATGATTTCTccctttaatttaattagttcaCACTGTAGTAAGGTGCTGAAGGATCTCTACACTAATCTCTGCTTGATTTGAGGACTCGACTAAgcctttttatttattaaaaatgagtgcaaattaaaatttttaatactaattaaaaataaaataaataagctaACATACTATtcgaataaaaataaaacaatcaaattggagtaaaaaattatattatggtGATAGAAAAATTACTTGGGATTTCCTTCTCGAGTAACAGATTTGATCAAGCTTTGATCGTCACTCAAAGAGAGACCATGAATTACAAGCCTTAAGCAATTGATAAGTGGAACCAGAGATGCAAAGTAACGAGCTTCATCGGCGTtgctattttttaaaatttaaaaagtatatatatcAGCTATAAtattaatcaatttaattaataaaataatgcaacccagttttttttttattcaccTGAAAATTGGCCAGGAAATGGCAAAAAGTAATCCAGATAATATATGCACCAATTTTCTACTTAAATTCTGTTAAAATAATTAACAAAAAGAACcgataaaatgaaattaaaaaattctgataaagtgaaagagagattttaagaaaaagaaaaaaaaaacctgttGAATGAGCTCCTTTTGAGTGAGAATATCGAAGGTGAAGACGAGAGCATAAGCGCCAGCAAAGACAGAGGCGGAAGCAGCGGTGTCTCGGAAAATAGAGGCGGTTGCAGCGGTGGCTGAGAGTGCGGTGGCGCGTTGGGGCGCGCGGTAGAGAATAGGGAAACGGGACGTGGTTGGGATGTGAGGAGAGAGGAAGAGAAAACGGGGAGGAGGAAATACGGCGGAATAGACGTGGCGGCTTAAGATGGGATGAGTGAAGGATAAGGAGAGGCTCATCCTAGCAGCGGAGAAACTGATGAAACAGAAGAGAGAATCTAGAGCGAGACCGCTGAGCTCTCTGCTTTTGATGTATATTTTGTTGAACCAAGTGATCTTACCTTCCATTTATGTAATGAAtggataatttttattgaattgggTAAAATTTGCAAACGGCAAAGATAAAGAAAAGAGTAAGTTAAAAGGAGGACCAATGAATGAAAGTGAGAGAAATCGACTAATTTTACTCAGATTGATGATGTCAGATTCCAAAAGAATTTACAACTGTAAAGGTAAAAAGTACCACTTTTGACCTTTTTAGTGGAAACCCTATAACTTACATGTGACCCAAATCGACTTTATTCAAGGGGTTGAATCCAAAATCagtttaaaataattcaaaagaataAATAGTTTATTGATTCAATTCTAAAAAGCTTTGCTTTTGAAGATAGTTGGGTATACTTGGATGAATACTTGTAAATTGAGCAAGTGTCTCCTTTGAAGAAGGCTGCTTTAATTAAggttgaaaatttaatttaattgagtgaaaaaaatttcaaattgattgagttgatgaattttattttatcaacttaatttgattcaaattttttcaAATTCAGTATAATTGTCCAAGTTAAATTAAAaactaaacatgtcaaattaaaatattattccaagataattaatttcatgttgaaacatataaatttgaaactatatatatttaaaaaatatatatttgaatcattaattaatttCTTTAGGTTCCCAAAATTACTtatcttaaatttttttgttatttttgttgagagagaccAATTTACTCATTTTCAAACTTGATAGAGACCAAAAGAGTATTTACACCAATCTATTATTCGAATCATTCGAATTATAA is part of the Gossypium arboreum isolate Shixiya-1 chromosome 5, ASM2569848v2, whole genome shotgun sequence genome and harbors:
- the LOC108470576 gene encoding phytol kinase 1, chloroplastic; this translates as MEGKITWFNKIYIKSRELSGLALDSLFCFISFSAARMSLSLSFTHPILSRHVYSAVFPPPRFLFLSPHIPTTSRFPILYRAPQRATALSATAATASIFRDTAASASVFAGAYALVFTFDILTQKELIQQNLSRKLVHILSGLLFAISWPIFSNADEARYFASLVPLINCLRLVIHGLSLSDDQSLIKSVTREGNPKELLRGPLYYVAMLMLCALAFWRESPVGVICLANMCGGDGFADIIGRKYGSSKIPYNQSKSWVGSISMFVSGFIISIGMLYYYSALGYLQLDWGYTMHRVALISLVATVVESLPITMLIDDNISVPLASMLAAYLTFGH